One region of Girardinichthys multiradiatus isolate DD_20200921_A chromosome 1, DD_fGirMul_XY1, whole genome shotgun sequence genomic DNA includes:
- the LOC124875078 gene encoding N-acetyltransferase family 8 member 3, with amino-acid sequence MAHKSDFQFSIREYKPSDKHGVMSLFCHGILEHVYPAFFKAITNPDHVGIALSISMAGYVLGGSSYFQALLFGSLWAGLIYYCSHDIYNSYMMGRLSTDMANIAANYLEIPSNGFWVAEANVNGQAKVVGMVAVIGKRQEEEEERFDDLNGGVNSTEFAQDASDGSYGQMSHIVVGFAWRRRHLGSQLTRKALDFCKERGFSRLVIDLSSPQTAAISMCQKLGFVQMALHSNTHANPWFSKVARINVMQMEKLI; translated from the exons ATGGCCCACAAAAGCGACT ttcagttctccATCAGGGAATACAAGCCCTCAGATAAACATGGGGTCATGTCACTATTTTGCCATGGGATACTTGAGCATGTTTACCCTGCATTTTTCAAGGCAATAACCAACCCAGACCATGTCGGCATTGCTTTGAGCATTTCGATGGCTGGTTATGTCCTCGGAGGAAGCTCCTACTTCCAAGCTTTGCTCTTTGGCAGTCTTTGGGCTGGCCTCATTTATTACTGCAGCCATGACATCTACAATAGCTACATGATGGGGAGGCTAAGCACAGACATGGCCAACATTGCAGCCAACTACCTGGAAATCCCAAGCAATGGCTTCTGGGTGGCAGAGGCAAATGTCAACGGCCAGGCCAAGGTGGTGGGAATGGTGGCGGTGATAGGCAAAAgacaggaggaggaagaagaaagatTTGACGACTTGAACGGAGGAGTGAACAGCACAGAGTTTGCTCAAGATGCAAGTGACGGAAGTTATGGCCAGATGTCTCACATAGTTGTGGGTTTCGCGTGGCGTCGCAGGCACCTGGGCTCACAGCTAACACGGAAGGCCTTGGATTTCTGCAAGGAGCGAGGCTTTTCCCGGCTTGTAATAGACCTGAGCTCTCCGCAGACTGCAGCCATTTCCATGTGTCAAAAACTAGGCTTTGTTCAAATGGCATTGCACAGTAACACCCATGCTAATCCATGGTTCTCCAAGGTAGCGAGAATAAATGTGATGCAAATGGAAAAGTTAATTTAA